The Clostridia bacterium sequence TGGCTGTGTGGAAGTAGCCGACACAAGAAACCGCAGGTTGCTGCCATGCGGCCTCAGCGTCACCTGCACCAGCCTTGTCCTTCCGCCGGCACGGCCTTCCGCCTTGACAATAGTGCGGTTCTCTGCGGGCTCAGACACCCACACTCGGAAGGAGGTGGGAGTTCCCAGGCTCAGCTCTGACGGCATGAGGCCGGTCCCCGGCCCAATCCAATTGGCGCCGGCGCTGTCGATGCTAGCGCTCAGCGAAGGATAGACAGTCCGCGGAATCGAGACGCCCGCGGCCAACTTGGCCTGGGCCAGAGCGATTCCCGATTCGGCCGCGGCCAGCGCTTGTCGCCTTTGCTCCTCGAACCTGCCGGTGTTCACCGACATGAGCGACAGTTGGAGCATTCCCGCTATTGTGAGACTCAGGACGACCAGTACAACCAGCACGTACACCAGCGTGCCGCCCTTCTGATTTGCAGCAAGCCTCCTCATCGTCTCTTCACCTCACTTGGCGCGATTTCGCAGTCTGGCTCTTGTTGAATACTGGACGGTGTTTCCACTCCCCACATTCATAGTCAGGCTCACGACGTAAAACCCGCTGGCCCCGGCGAGATCTATGGACAGACTGTCAGCCATGGTCATCTGTAGCGCCGCTCCTCCGTCGGAGGAGCGGTACACGTAACCATTGCTGACCCAATAGCTTTCGGTATGAGACGAGATCGCCCCGGAATAGTGGAATTCGTATCCTCCTCCAGAGCGGACCGAGATCGACGACGCAGCGCGCATGCCCCTAAACTCGCTCCCCGAACCATCGAGTATCTCGTTTGCAGCCAGCGCAAGCCCCTGGGAGTAACGAGCTTGATTGCTCACGCGCGCGTTCGCCGACATGCCCACCTGCACATAGGTGAAGGCCGCACCCACGAGCAAGATCGCGAGAACCACGGCGATCATCAGCTCTACCAGGGTCATGCCGCTCTCGCTCGGTTTACTTGGGCGCCAACACGGAGTTGCTCGCAATGATGTCCGCACCCATGCTCACCTCCACCGTCAGGCGGTACACACCGTGCGAAGTGTCAGTGACACGATACTTGACAGAGTACTGGTTCGGAACCCATGTGTCGCTGTAAGTCATGTCTCCTTTGTTCACATTAGAGCTAAGGTTGGACGACGCTAGTTCCTCTGTGACCGATTGAAGTATCGAAACAGACTCGACCTTTGTCTTTCCGCGCTGACTCGTACCAATCCCGATCCGGATTCCGGAGTAGAAGAAGGCTCCAATGAGCCCCAAAAGGGCCACTGCCACCACTATCTCCACAAGGGTGAAGCCGTCGTCCTTGCTGAGGATCATTGGAAGCACCCCCATATGCAGTATATAATCCGTAGTATATTGAGGCTTCAATAGTAATTATTGCTCATTACCCCGCGTTCTGCAACAGCCATGAGACAAAACCGCGAGTAAGGCAAGCGCACGGCGCAGCGGGGATAGAACGCAACCGGAGGGCGAGATGACTCGCCCCCCTTCGCACTGCAATCTTCGTAGCCTCGATCGATGCCGTGGCCTGGCCTCCGGCATGACCTGCGGATTACTCTCATGTCGGCGCGTCGGCGGCCAGCCTCAATCCTCCAGATCATCCTCGCTCTTCGGTGACACGCGAGCTATTGAGACCACCTGGTCATCTGGCTCAAGGTTCATCACCTTCACGCCCTGGGTATCCCGGCCCATCACAGGCACGTCGGATATCTGGAACCTGATCACGTAGCCCGACGTAGTCATCAACATGAGCTCGTTTTCATCACGGACCAGCTTCACCCCGACTATGCTTCCAGTCTTCGGAGTCAGGCGGAGCGCCTTCAGCCCTTTTCCGGCCCTGCGCTGCGGGCGGTAGTCAACCACTGGAGTGCGCTTTCCATAGCCGTTATTGGTTATCACCAGGACGTCCGCGTTATCTCGCGCGATGTCCATCCCTACCATCACGTCATCCCGGTCGAGATCGATGCCTCGCACACCAGCGGCAGTCCTGCCCATCGCCCTTACTTCGCAGTGATGGAATCTAATTGACATCCCGTCCCTCGTTACGAGGAGTATCTCGTCATCCCCCTCCGCAAGTTTCACTGAGATCAGTTCATCGTCAGGCGCAAGGGAGATTGCGATTATGCCAGTCTTCCGTATGGCTGCGAAATCCGTGAGCGATGTCTTCTTCACAGTGCCCTTTCTGGTAGCCATCGTCACGAACACGTCGTCTACGAATTTCGATACAGGCACTACAGTAGTGACCGACTCCCCCGGATCGAGGTTAATGAGGTTCACGATGGCCGTGCCCTTTGCCTGCCTCTGCGCCTCCGGAATCTCATAGCCCTTCAGGGAGTAGACCTTCCCCTTGTTCGTGAAGAACAAGATGGTGTCGTGGGTGTTAGTCACGAACAGGTTCTCAACGAAGTCCTCTTCACGGGTTGCCATCCCGGTAACCCCCCGTCCTCCCCGTCGCTGCGACTTGTATGTGGTCACTGGGAGGCGCTTGATGTACCCGCTGTGGCTCATGGTGACGACCACATCTTCCCGGGCGATAAGATCCTCCATTTCGATCTCGCCAAAGACCTCGGTAATCTCGGTTCTGCGCGGATCACCATACTTGTCTCTGATCTCGACCATTTCCTTCTTGATCACGCCGAGGAGGAGGGTCTCGCTTCCGAGTACCTCACGGAGGCTTTGGATCAGGGCGAGGATCTCAGCGTACTCCTGTTCTATCTTTTCACGCTCAAGCCCGGTGAGGCTCTGCAGGCGCATCTCAAGGATCGCCGTGGCCTGCCGTTCCGAGAGCCCGAACCTTTGCATTAGGGCCTCGCGGGCGGTATCCCGGCTCCGCGATGCACGGATGAGCGCGATTATCTCGTCGATGTGGTCCAGAGCGATGCGCAGACCTTCCAGGATATGGGCGCGATCTTCCGCCTTGGCGAGTTCAAACTGGGTTCTGCGAGTCACCACATCCTCCTGGTGGGCGATGTAGTGCTGAAGCACCTGCTTCAGGTTGATAACTCGGGGTTCGTTGTTCACCAGCACCAACATGATGACGCCAAACGTGCTCTCCATGGGCGTATGCTTGTAGAGCTGGTTGAGGACTACATTGGCATTGGCGTCTCGTCGGAGTTCCACAACTACCCTAAGGCCTTCACGATCCGACTCATCGCGGAGATCGGTGATTCCATCGATCGTGCGGTCGCGCGCAAGTTCCGCGATTTTCTCCACGAGTTTCGACTTGTTCACCTGGTAAGGCAGTTCGGTAACGACGATTCGCTGCCTTCCGCCGTTCATCGGCTCGATCCTGGCCTTGGCGCGCACCTTTATGCTGCCGCGTCCGGTGTGGTATGCGTCCCGTATCCCTTGAGCGCCCAGGATCACCCCGCCTGTGGGGAAATCAGGCCCCTTGATGTGCTCCGCAATGTCGTCAATTGTCGCCTCGGGGTTATCGATGAGAGCTATGGTCCCATCGATGACCTCAACGAGGTTGTGCGGTGGTATGTTCGTGGCCATGCCCACTGCGATCCCAGCCGATCCATTCACGAGCAGCTGCGGAAAACGCGACGGAAGCACGGTGGGTTCCTTCAGGGATTCGTCGAAGTTGGGAGTAAAATCCACCGTATTCTTCTCGATATCCGCTAGCATCGCAGAGGCGAGTTTCGCCATTCTGACCTCGGTGTATCTCATGGCAGCTGCGGGATCCCCATCAACTGAGCCAAAGTTCCCATGGCCGTCAATGAGCATGCACCTCATGGAGAATGGCTGAGCCAGCCTGACCATGGTGTCGTAAATGGCAGTGTCGCCGTGGGGATGGTACTTGCCCATCACTTCGCCGACAACCGTAGCCGATTTCCGATACTGCTTATCTGATGTGAGTCCTATATCGTACATGGCATACAGAATCCTGCGGTGGATCGGCTTGAGGCCGTCACGCACATCGGGAAGAGCCCGCCCCACAATGACGCTCATCGAGTAGAGCAGGTACGATTTGCGCATTTCATCTTCGATTTCCACCGGCACAATCTTGCCGTCTTTAAGCTCCGTCAAGCCTCAACACCTCAAACGTCGATTTGTGTGGCGAACTTGGCGTTCATCTCAATAAACTCACGCCTCGGTTCGACCTTGTCGCCCATTAGTGTGGTGAATACCTCATCAACCACGAGCAACTGCTCATCCTCTAGGTTAACCCGCAGCATGGTGCGGGTCTCCGGATTCATGGTCGTGTCCCATAGTTCCGCCGCGTTCATCTCGCCCAGACCCTTGAACCTCTG is a genomic window containing:
- a CDS encoding type II secretion system protein, encoding MRTSLRATPCWRPSKPSESGMTLVELMIAVVLAILLVGAAFTYVQVGMSANARVSNQARYSQGLALAANEILDGSGSEFRGMRAASSISVRSGGGYEFHYSGAISSHTESYWVSNGYVYRSSDGGAALQMTMADSLSIDLAGASGFYVVSLTMNVGSGNTVQYSTRARLRNRAK
- a CDS encoding type II secretion system protein, encoding MILSKDDGFTLVEIVVAVALLGLIGAFFYSGIRIGIGTSQRGKTKVESVSILQSVTEELASSNLSSNVNKGDMTYSDTWVPNQYSVKYRVTDTSHGVYRLTVEVSMGADIIASNSVLAPK
- the gyrA gene encoding DNA gyrase subunit A is translated as MTELKDGKIVPVEIEDEMRKSYLLYSMSVIVGRALPDVRDGLKPIHRRILYAMYDIGLTSDKQYRKSATVVGEVMGKYHPHGDTAIYDTMVRLAQPFSMRCMLIDGHGNFGSVDGDPAAAMRYTEVRMAKLASAMLADIEKNTVDFTPNFDESLKEPTVLPSRFPQLLVNGSAGIAVGMATNIPPHNLVEVIDGTIALIDNPEATIDDIAEHIKGPDFPTGGVILGAQGIRDAYHTGRGSIKVRAKARIEPMNGGRQRIVVTELPYQVNKSKLVEKIAELARDRTIDGITDLRDESDREGLRVVVELRRDANANVVLNQLYKHTPMESTFGVIMLVLVNNEPRVINLKQVLQHYIAHQEDVVTRRTQFELAKAEDRAHILEGLRIALDHIDEIIALIRASRSRDTAREALMQRFGLSERQATAILEMRLQSLTGLEREKIEQEYAEILALIQSLREVLGSETLLLGVIKKEMVEIRDKYGDPRRTEITEVFGEIEMEDLIAREDVVVTMSHSGYIKRLPVTTYKSQRRGGRGVTGMATREEDFVENLFVTNTHDTILFFTNKGKVYSLKGYEIPEAQRQAKGTAIVNLINLDPGESVTTVVPVSKFVDDVFVTMATRKGTVKKTSLTDFAAIRKTGIIAISLAPDDELISVKLAEGDDEILLVTRDGMSIRFHHCEVRAMGRTAAGVRGIDLDRDDVMVGMDIARDNADVLVITNNGYGKRTPVVDYRPQRRAGKGLKALRLTPKTGSIVGVKLVRDENELMLMTTSGYVIRFQISDVPVMGRDTQGVKVMNLEPDDQVVSIARVSPKSEDDLED